The sequence below is a genomic window from Proteus vulgaris.
TGTTGATTTATTTATCGATAAAGAATTTTATAGCACTCTTCCAGAAGAAGAGAAAAAAGAACTTGGCGATACCATAATACAAACTTTTCAAGAAGGATTAATGTATACAGGCTCCTTTGATGATTATGCGAAAAAGATTGACTATATTCTTCAACAGCGTCCTGAATTTAAAAACTATATTAATTTTGATCGAAAAGAGTTTATATACGCACTAAGAAATCACCGATTAAATTATGCTCAATATCTTAAAAAACATCTCGATAAGAATGATCCTTTTATTAAATTAGGTTTTGCAATCATTGAAGATGACATTAAATATGTTGTTGATGAAGGAAAAAAAAATCCTGAACTCTTTACTCAAATTCTTATGGATACATCAACATTATCTGCATCTGGTTGTGATAAAGGGGTTATGCCTTTTGATATAAATACCTTTATTTTTAGTAATGGAAGTAAGAACTTAATTCTAGCGCTGCTGGATAATAATCTAGTAAATACAAGTAATTATAAATGCAAAGGATATAATTATTTGGCTGATGAACGTGGCAAAGAAAAAACCTGCTTTAGCTATTTACTTCGACATCTTGAATATAATCATGCCATCAAAAATAGAGATGATAAAAAAGAGATAGAGAAACGAGTATCGAGTCAATTAATACAATGTGATGAGTGAGATTTTTTTGTCGTTTCTATTTCGTGTTTTCTTGGGGAAATATAGGCAGATAAATGTATAAATCTTTACTGTCTGTGATAATATCCCCCCTGAGTTGCGATAAGGCTCAGTGATGCTATGGCTATTCATAAAATGAATATGCGTACATAACTGTGTGCAAACCTCGCGAGGTAAAGTGAGAACTTGTCGTAACGTACTGAATATAGATGAAATAAAAAGCTTACAAGTGATCTTGCGTGAGGGTCACCACTGTAAATAAGGATTTTAAATGCCAATTATTACTCTTCCTGACGGAAGCCAACGTCAATTTGAAAATGCAGTTTCTGTCATGGATGTCGCTGCAGATATCGGTCCTGGACTTGCGAAAGCATGTATTGCAGGCCGTGTTAATGGTGAGCTGGTGGATGCTTGTGAATTAATCGAACATGATGCAAATCTGGCGATTATCACCGCAAAAGATGATGAAGGTCTTGAGATTATTCGTCACTCTTGTGCCCACTTACTGGGACATGCAATTAAACAATTATGGCCAAACACCAAAATGGCGATTGGTCCTGTTATTGAAAATGGATTCTACTACGATGTGGATTTAGACCATTCTCTAACACAGGAAGATTTAGACACTCTAGAAAAACGCATGCTAGAGTTGGCGAAAACAGATTATGACGTTATTAAAAAACGCGTAAGCTGGGCTGAAGCTCGTGAAACATTTGTTTCTCGTGGTGAAGACTATAAAGTTGCTATTCTTGACGAAAATATTAGCCAAGACTCTCAACCTGGTCTTTATCATCACCAAGAATATGTTGATATGTGCCGTGGACCACACGTTCCAAATATGCGTTTCTGTCATAACTTTAAATTGCAGAAAATCGCAGGTGCATATTGGCGTGGTAACAGCGACAATAAAATGCTACAACGCATTTATGGTACAGCTTGGGCTGATAAGAAACAGTTAAAAGCTTACTTAGATCGCTTAGAAGAAGCCGCTAAACGTGACCACCGTAAAATTGGTAAACAGCTTGATTTATATCATATGCAAGAAGAAGCGCCGGGTATGGCTTTCTGGCATAATGATGGCTGGACTATTTTCCGTGAGTTAGAAACATTTGTACGTTGTAAATTAAAAGAATATGATTACCAAGAAGTAAAAGGTCCATTTATGATGGATCGTGTTCTTTGGGAAAAAACAGGTCACTGGGAAAACTACAAAGAAAACATGTTCACAACATCTTCAGAGAACCGTGAATATTGTATTAAACCAATGAACTGCCCAGGTCACGTACAAATCTTCAAACAAGGTTTACGTTCTTACCGTGATTTGCCATTACGTATGGCTGAATTCGGTAGCTGCCATCGTAATGAACCATCAGGCGCATTACATGGTTTAATGCGTGTTCGTGGCTTTACACAAGACGATGCGCACATCTTCTGTACTGAAGAACAAATTTTAAGTGAAGTAAATGACTGCATCAAATTGATTTATGATGTATATTCTACTTTCGGATTTGAAAAAATCGTTGTTAAGCTGTCTACTCGCCCAGAAAAACGTATCGGTGAAGATGCATTATGGGATGTTGCTGAAGCAGACTTAGCAAAAGCCTTAACTGATAACAATATTGAATTTGAATATCAGCCAGGCGAAGGGGCGTTTTATGGCCCTAAAATTGAATTTACACTTTACGATTGTTTAGATCGTGCATGGCAGTGTGGTACAGTACAATTAGACTTCTCACTACCAGGTCGTTTAGGCGCATCTTATGTTGCCGAAAACAACGAGCGTAAAGTACCTGTTATGTTACACCGAGCAGTGCTAGGATCCTTAGAACGTTTTATTGGTATTCTGACAGAAGAATACGCAGGATTCTTCCCAACTTGGTTAGCACCACAGCAGGTTGTCGTGATGAATATCACGGATGGACAGGCTGATTATGTACAAAAACTCGTCAAAGAATTGCAAGATGCCGGAATTCGTGCAAAAGCAGACTTGAGAAATGAGAAGATTGGCTTTAAAATTCGTGAACATACTTTACGTCGTGTTCCGTACATGCTTGTCTGTGGCGATAAAGAAGTTGAATCAGGCAAAGTGGCGGTTCGTACTCGTCGAGGAAAAGACCTTGGCAGTATCGACGTTAACGAATTTAAAGAAAAGCTTCTGCAAGAAATTAGAAGCAGAAGTCTTCATCAGTTGGAGGAATAAGGTATTAAAGGCGGAAAAAGAATTCAATCAACGCGT
It includes:
- the thrS gene encoding threonine--tRNA ligase, with translation MPIITLPDGSQRQFENAVSVMDVAADIGPGLAKACIAGRVNGELVDACELIEHDANLAIITAKDDEGLEIIRHSCAHLLGHAIKQLWPNTKMAIGPVIENGFYYDVDLDHSLTQEDLDTLEKRMLELAKTDYDVIKKRVSWAEARETFVSRGEDYKVAILDENISQDSQPGLYHHQEYVDMCRGPHVPNMRFCHNFKLQKIAGAYWRGNSDNKMLQRIYGTAWADKKQLKAYLDRLEEAAKRDHRKIGKQLDLYHMQEEAPGMAFWHNDGWTIFRELETFVRCKLKEYDYQEVKGPFMMDRVLWEKTGHWENYKENMFTTSSENREYCIKPMNCPGHVQIFKQGLRSYRDLPLRMAEFGSCHRNEPSGALHGLMRVRGFTQDDAHIFCTEEQILSEVNDCIKLIYDVYSTFGFEKIVVKLSTRPEKRIGEDALWDVAEADLAKALTDNNIEFEYQPGEGAFYGPKIEFTLYDCLDRAWQCGTVQLDFSLPGRLGASYVAENNERKVPVMLHRAVLGSLERFIGILTEEYAGFFPTWLAPQQVVVMNITDGQADYVQKLVKELQDAGIRAKADLRNEKIGFKIREHTLRRVPYMLVCGDKEVESGKVAVRTRRGKDLGSIDVNEFKEKLLQEIRSRSLHQLEE